The following are from one region of the Gammaproteobacteria bacterium genome:
- a CDS encoding IS5 family transposase translates to MPTDDFFRARLDQIIDLRHPLAVLSNRLPWADIEAALVPAFERKNRQGEVLEINDSFWHNIGDCQWGREHCGSPRLPIRLMASLLYLKHAFNLSDEELVVRWPENVVWQYFSGEEYYTSKLPCDATQIGRFRTAIGEAGVEKLLKATIDTAVHTKAVKPAEFKRVIVDTTIQEKAIAHPVDSRLLEIARGKIVQAARRAGITLKQTYAKEGKALRRRAGGYAHARQLRRLHKTVKRQRTILGIVLREIQRKLATVTTVCAASLQQLTTLLERAGRIHKQQQGQ, encoded by the coding sequence ATGCCGACCGATGATTTTTTCCGAGCGCGTCTCGATCAGATAATTGATCTGCGTCATCCCCTGGCAGTGCTGTCGAATCGACTGCCGTGGGCTGATATTGAAGCAGCACTTGTCCCTGCTTTTGAGCGTAAAAACCGTCAGGGTGAAGTGTTGGAGATCAACGACTCTTTTTGGCACAACATTGGCGATTGCCAGTGGGGGCGTGAGCACTGCGGGTCGCCCCGCTTGCCGATCCGGTTGATGGCATCGTTGCTGTATCTGAAGCATGCGTTCAACCTCAGTGACGAAGAGCTGGTGGTTCGCTGGCCGGAGAATGTGGTGTGGCAGTATTTCAGCGGCGAGGAATATTACACATCGAAGTTGCCGTGTGATGCCACCCAGATTGGCCGTTTCCGCACCGCCATTGGTGAAGCTGGTGTTGAGAAGCTGCTGAAGGCAACGATTGACACTGCGGTGCACACCAAGGCGGTCAAACCGGCTGAATTCAAACGAGTGATTGTTGACACGACAATTCAGGAAAAGGCAATTGCGCATCCGGTGGATAGCCGGTTACTGGAAATTGCTCGCGGCAAGATTGTGCAAGCAGCCAGACGGGCTGGCATCACCTTGAAGCAAACCTACGCCAAAGAAGGCAAGGCGCTGCGCCGAAGGGCAGGCGGCTATGCCCACGCCAGGCAATTGCGGCGTCTGCACAAAACCGTTAAACGCCAACGCACGATCCTTGGTATCGTGCTGCGGGAGATCCAGCGCAAACTGGCAACCGTGACGACGGTCTGTGCCGCATCGCTGCAGCAATTGACCACGCTATTGGAACGGGCAGGACGGATTCATAAGCAGCAACAAGGACAATAA